From the Primulina tabacum isolate GXHZ01 chromosome 3, ASM2559414v2, whole genome shotgun sequence genome, one window contains:
- the LOC142538866 gene encoding uncharacterized protein LOC142538866, which translates to MASRRNVNYSRLAVDEDDYYGDGNKSQHDPRFDYTPKTFDKIPWKSIILAVFLLLLGCLLLLLSVFIFTSHMEGESSQAYGLLGLGFLAFLPGFYETRIAYYSWRGAQGYRFSSVPDY; encoded by the exons ATGGCTTCTAGACGAAATGTCAACTATAGTCGTCTTGCTGTCGATGAAGATGATTATTACGGTGATGGAAACAAAAGTCAACATGATCCTAGATTCGACTACACTCCAAaaaccttcgataaaattccTTGGAAGTCCATCATCCTTGCAGTTTTCCTGCTCCTCcttggatgtctgcttcttttGCTCTCAGTCTTCATCTTCACCAGTCACATGGAAGGGGAATCGTCTCAAGCATATGGCCTCTTAGGACTCGGATTTCTTGCCTTCCTTCCAG GATTCTACGAGACTCGAATAGCATACTATTCATGGAGAGGTGCTCAAGGCTATCGCTTTTCATCAGTTCCTGATTATTGA
- the LOC142539573 gene encoding cyclin-dependent kinase C-2 C-like isoform X2 codes for MGCVSSKNIKADSPEFDDSASVIAVVGAAVPSHRPGRLSSSGPLHVKPGFGPLEKIKEEPEEEEEEEEEEEEDEEEDEDEDEDEDVVADNMGEDEASGSKRHGFLDSSGNLKALRKGSSEKKVVFSIKFGRLIEGEQVAAGWPAWLSAVAGEAIEGWLPLKSNKFERFEKIGQGTYSSVYRARDVETGKIFALKKVRFDNFQPESVRFMAREITILRKLDHPNIIKLEGVITSRLSCSIYLVFEYMEHDLSGLLSCPDIKFSDSQIKCYMTQLLSGLEHCHSRAVMHRDIKVSNILVNNEGILKIADFGLANFLRSKNKQPLTSRVVTLWYRPPELLLGSTSYGESVDLWSVGCVFAELFLGRPLFKGRNEVEQLHKIFKLCGSPPDEYWKTSRLPLAPMFKPQHPYESTLRERCKEFPKSAVRLIETFLSIEPYKRGTATSALDSVYFNTKPYACDPSSLPKFPPNKEIDAKLREEARRKKTGTTARISAGSRNSRRVRKTLQEPSDFCRVVPTEEVETNMHGARGSHGGSTNIHRRRGGIDPRMSLNISYDTKSEALSEASQMTHQSQGSSIRSVPVEATASNGFTWGTGQKQQDVFKRLHSHHTSSRSQKSNALEPSSVLYAHDYLESDTLDTNEFSRKFHNDAAGRLPLNSERVQIHHHRDSFDPSDSCDPQELSLDYNHNKKKKGRIGYSGPLIHQSQQIDSIQHSQNRQIIHRSRFYKDF; via the exons ATGGGTTGCGTTAGCTCCAAGAATATAAAGGCCGATTCTCCAGAATTTGATGATTCCGCCTCTGTCATCGCCGTAGTTGGAGCGGCTGTCCCGAGTCATAGGCCGGGACGGTTGAGTTCTTCTGGACCTTTACATGTCAAACCAGGATTTGGGCCTTTGGAGAAGATAAAGGAGGAGcctgaggaggaggaggaggaggaggaggaggaggaagaAGACGAGGAGGAAGATGAGGACGAGGACGAGGATGAGGACGTGGTGGCGGATAACATGGGGGAGGATGAAGCATCTGGGAGCAAAAGACACGGTTTTCTGGATTCCTCTGGAAATTTGAAGGCATTAAGGAAAGGGTCCTCTGAAAAGAAAGTTGTTTTTAGCATTAAATTCGGAAGGTTGATAGAAGGCGAGCAAGTGGCTGCTGGATGGCCGGCATGGCTCTCGGCTGTGGCTGGTGAAGCCATTGAAGGATGGCTTCCTTTGAAATCGAACAAATTCGAAAGATTTGAAAAG ATTGGACAAGGTACATACAGCAGTGTTTACCGAGCTCGTGATGTGGAGACTGGTAAGATCTTCGCACTTAAGAAAGTACGGTTCGACAATTTTCAACCTGAGAGTGTGAGATTCATGGCTCGAGAAATCACGATTCTACGCAAGCTTGATCATCCAAATATCATTAAGCTTGAGGGTGTCATTACTTCCCGGTTATCCTGTAGTATATATCTTGTTTTCGAATATATGGAACACGACCTTTCCGGGCTGCTGTCATGCCCTGACATAAAATTCTCTGATTCACAG ATTAAGTGCTACATGACACAACTGTTGAGTGGATTGGAGCATTGCCATTCTCGAGCAGTGATGCATCGCGATATTAAAGTATCCAATATCTTGGTAAACAATGAAGGGATTCTGAAGATTGCTGATTTTGGTCTGGCAAATTTTCTGAGATCGAAAAACAAGCAACCCTTGACTAGTCGAGTGGTGACTCTATGGTACCGCCCACCTGAACTGCTTTTAGGCTCAACGAGTTACGGGGAATCAGTTGATCTCTGGAGCGTAGGCTGTGTTTTTGCTGAGCTTTTTCTTGGAAGGCCTCTCTTTAAGGGCAGGAACGAG GTTGAGCAATTGCATAAAATCTTCAAACTTTGCGGTTCTCCACCGGATGAGTACTGGAAAACATCAAGACTTCCTCTCGCACCGATGTTTAAACCCCAGCATCCTTACGAAAGTACACTTCGAGAAAGATGTAAAGAATTTCCAAAGAGTGCAGTTAGACTTATAGAGACATTTCTTTCAATTGAACCTTACAAGCGTGGAACTGCTACCTCTGCTCTTGATTCGGTG TATTTCAATACAAAACCTTATGCATGTGATCCATCAAGCCTGCCTAAGTTCCCACCAAACAAGGAGATTGATGCGAAACTCCGTGAAGAAGCACGAAG GAAGAAGACGGGTACCACTGCACGAATCTCAGCtggttcaagaaattcaagaaggGTCCGCAAAACTCTGCAAGAACCAAGTGATTTTTGCAGAGTTGTTCCTACAGAG GAGGTTGAGACCAACATGCACGGTGCTCGTGGAAGCCACGGTGGCAGCACAAATATACATCGTAGAAGAGGTGGAATCGATCCTAGGATGTCACTGAACATATCCTATGATACAAAATCAGAGGCCTTGTCTGAAGCTTCTCAGATGACACATCAATCTCAAGGATCCAGCATCCGTTCTGTACCTGTTGAAGCGACAGCATCCAATGGTTTCACATGGGGCACTGGGCAAAAGCAGCAGGATGTATTTAAAAGATTACATAGCCATCATACCAGTTCAAGAAGTCAAAAGTCCAACGCGTTAGAGCCATCCAGCGTACTTTACGCGCATGATTATTTGGAATCAGATACGCTAGATACCAatgaattttcaagaaaatttcacAATGATGCAGCAGGAAGGCTTCCATTGAATAGCGAAAGAGTGCAAATTCATCATCATCGCGATTCCTTTGACCCATCTGATAGCTGTGACCCACAGGAATTATCATTG GACTATAATCATAACAAGAAGAAGAAAGGCAGGATTGGATATTCAGGGCCTTTGATTCATCAGTCTCAACAGATAGATTCAATACAGCATAGCCAAAATCGACAAATTATTCATAGATCCCGGTTTTACAAAG ATTTCTGA
- the LOC142539573 gene encoding cyclin-dependent kinase C-2 C-like isoform X1, whose product MGCVSSKNIKADSPEFDDSASVIAVVGAAVPSHRPGRLSSSGPLHVKPGFGPLEKIKEEPEEEEEEEEEEEEDEEEDEDEDEDEDVVADNMGEDEASGSKRHGFLDSSGNLKALRKGSSEKKVVFSIKFGRLIEGEQVAAGWPAWLSAVAGEAIEGWLPLKSNKFERFEKIGQGTYSSVYRARDVETGKIFALKKVRFDNFQPESVRFMAREITILRKLDHPNIIKLEGVITSRLSCSIYLVFEYMEHDLSGLLSCPDIKFSDSQIKCYMTQLLSGLEHCHSRAVMHRDIKVSNILVNNEGILKIADFGLANFLRSKNKQPLTSRVVTLWYRPPELLLGSTSYGESVDLWSVGCVFAELFLGRPLFKGRNEVEQLHKIFKLCGSPPDEYWKTSRLPLAPMFKPQHPYESTLRERCKEFPKSAVRLIETFLSIEPYKRGTATSALDSVYFNTKPYACDPSSLPKFPPNKEIDAKLREEARRKKTGTTARISAGSRNSRRVRKTLQEPSDFCRVVPTEVLSLSEHGFFRTFRWSFVLTFVLVSKEVETNMHGARGSHGGSTNIHRRRGGIDPRMSLNISYDTKSEALSEASQMTHQSQGSSIRSVPVEATASNGFTWGTGQKQQDVFKRLHSHHTSSRSQKSNALEPSSVLYAHDYLESDTLDTNEFSRKFHNDAAGRLPLNSERVQIHHHRDSFDPSDSCDPQELSLDYNHNKKKKGRIGYSGPLIHQSQQIDSIQHSQNRQIIHRSRFYKDF is encoded by the exons ATGGGTTGCGTTAGCTCCAAGAATATAAAGGCCGATTCTCCAGAATTTGATGATTCCGCCTCTGTCATCGCCGTAGTTGGAGCGGCTGTCCCGAGTCATAGGCCGGGACGGTTGAGTTCTTCTGGACCTTTACATGTCAAACCAGGATTTGGGCCTTTGGAGAAGATAAAGGAGGAGcctgaggaggaggaggaggaggaggaggaggaggaagaAGACGAGGAGGAAGATGAGGACGAGGACGAGGATGAGGACGTGGTGGCGGATAACATGGGGGAGGATGAAGCATCTGGGAGCAAAAGACACGGTTTTCTGGATTCCTCTGGAAATTTGAAGGCATTAAGGAAAGGGTCCTCTGAAAAGAAAGTTGTTTTTAGCATTAAATTCGGAAGGTTGATAGAAGGCGAGCAAGTGGCTGCTGGATGGCCGGCATGGCTCTCGGCTGTGGCTGGTGAAGCCATTGAAGGATGGCTTCCTTTGAAATCGAACAAATTCGAAAGATTTGAAAAG ATTGGACAAGGTACATACAGCAGTGTTTACCGAGCTCGTGATGTGGAGACTGGTAAGATCTTCGCACTTAAGAAAGTACGGTTCGACAATTTTCAACCTGAGAGTGTGAGATTCATGGCTCGAGAAATCACGATTCTACGCAAGCTTGATCATCCAAATATCATTAAGCTTGAGGGTGTCATTACTTCCCGGTTATCCTGTAGTATATATCTTGTTTTCGAATATATGGAACACGACCTTTCCGGGCTGCTGTCATGCCCTGACATAAAATTCTCTGATTCACAG ATTAAGTGCTACATGACACAACTGTTGAGTGGATTGGAGCATTGCCATTCTCGAGCAGTGATGCATCGCGATATTAAAGTATCCAATATCTTGGTAAACAATGAAGGGATTCTGAAGATTGCTGATTTTGGTCTGGCAAATTTTCTGAGATCGAAAAACAAGCAACCCTTGACTAGTCGAGTGGTGACTCTATGGTACCGCCCACCTGAACTGCTTTTAGGCTCAACGAGTTACGGGGAATCAGTTGATCTCTGGAGCGTAGGCTGTGTTTTTGCTGAGCTTTTTCTTGGAAGGCCTCTCTTTAAGGGCAGGAACGAG GTTGAGCAATTGCATAAAATCTTCAAACTTTGCGGTTCTCCACCGGATGAGTACTGGAAAACATCAAGACTTCCTCTCGCACCGATGTTTAAACCCCAGCATCCTTACGAAAGTACACTTCGAGAAAGATGTAAAGAATTTCCAAAGAGTGCAGTTAGACTTATAGAGACATTTCTTTCAATTGAACCTTACAAGCGTGGAACTGCTACCTCTGCTCTTGATTCGGTG TATTTCAATACAAAACCTTATGCATGTGATCCATCAAGCCTGCCTAAGTTCCCACCAAACAAGGAGATTGATGCGAAACTCCGTGAAGAAGCACGAAG GAAGAAGACGGGTACCACTGCACGAATCTCAGCtggttcaagaaattcaagaaggGTCCGCAAAACTCTGCAAGAACCAAGTGATTTTTGCAGAGTTGTTCCTACAGAGGTTCTCTCGCTTTCTGAGCATGGCTTTTTCCGCACTTTTAGATGGTCATTTGTACTAACTTTTGTTCTTGTTTCAAAGGAGGTTGAGACCAACATGCACGGTGCTCGTGGAAGCCACGGTGGCAGCACAAATATACATCGTAGAAGAGGTGGAATCGATCCTAGGATGTCACTGAACATATCCTATGATACAAAATCAGAGGCCTTGTCTGAAGCTTCTCAGATGACACATCAATCTCAAGGATCCAGCATCCGTTCTGTACCTGTTGAAGCGACAGCATCCAATGGTTTCACATGGGGCACTGGGCAAAAGCAGCAGGATGTATTTAAAAGATTACATAGCCATCATACCAGTTCAAGAAGTCAAAAGTCCAACGCGTTAGAGCCATCCAGCGTACTTTACGCGCATGATTATTTGGAATCAGATACGCTAGATACCAatgaattttcaagaaaatttcacAATGATGCAGCAGGAAGGCTTCCATTGAATAGCGAAAGAGTGCAAATTCATCATCATCGCGATTCCTTTGACCCATCTGATAGCTGTGACCCACAGGAATTATCATTG GACTATAATCATAACAAGAAGAAGAAAGGCAGGATTGGATATTCAGGGCCTTTGATTCATCAGTCTCAACAGATAGATTCAATACAGCATAGCCAAAATCGACAAATTATTCATAGATCCCGGTTTTACAAAG ATTTCTGA